A window of the Citrus sinensis cultivar Valencia sweet orange chromosome 9, DVS_A1.0, whole genome shotgun sequence genome harbors these coding sequences:
- the LOC102629446 gene encoding transcription initiation factor IIB-2: MTDAFCSDCKKHTEVVFDHSAGDTVCSECGLVLESHSIDETSEWRTFANESGDNDPVRVGGPTNPLLADGGLSTVIAKPNGASGEFLSSSLGRWQNRGSNPDRGLILAFKTIATMSDRLGLVATIKDRANEIYKKVEDQKSSRGRNQDALLAACLYIACRQEDKPRTVKEICSVANGATKKEIGRAKEYIVKQLGLETGQSVEMGTIHAGDFMRRFCSNLGMNNQAVKAAQEAVQKSEEFDIRRSPISIAAAVIYIITQLSDDKKPLKDISVATGVAEGTIRNSYKDLYPHVSKIIPNWYAKEEDLKNLCSP, translated from the exons ATGACGGACGCCTTTTGCTCGGACTGCAAGAAGCACACGGAGGTGGTGTTCGACCACTCGGCGGGGGACACGGTGTGCTCGGAGTGCGGCCTCGTGTTGGAGTCGCACTCCATCGACGAGACCTCCGAGTGGCGTACCTTCGCCAACGAATCCGGCGACAACGACCCCGTCCGTGTCGGCGGCCCCACCAACCCGCTCCTGGCCGACGGCGGCCTCTCCACCGTCATCGCCAAGCCTAATGGAGCTTCCGGAGAATTCTTGTCGTCGTCGCTCGGACGCTGGCAGAATCGCGGCTCGAATCCGGATCGCGGCTTGATTTTGGCTTTTAAAACAATTGCTACCATGTCTGATAG GTTAGGCCTCGTTGCAACCATTAAG GATCGGGCAAATGAGATATATAAGAAGGTGGAAGATCAAAAGTCTAGTAGAGGCAGAAATCAAGACGCATTATTGGCTGCTTGCCTGTACATTGCTTGTCGACAAGAAGACAAGCCACGCACTGTTAAGG AAATCTGCTCTGTCGCCAATGGAGCTACAAAGAAGGAAATTGGCCGAGCAAAAGAATACATTGTGAAACAGCTGGGTTTGGAGACTGGTCAGTCAGTGGAGATGGGAACTATACATGCTGGGGACTTTATG AGGCGCTTCTGTTCCAATTTGGGTATGAATAATCAAGCTGTTAAAGCTGCCCAAGAAGCTGTTCAGAAGTCCGAGGAGTTTGATATAAG GAGGAGCCCAATATCAATTGCAGCTGcagttatttatattataactcaGCTTTCAGATGACAAGAAGCCGCTCAAAG ATATTTCTGTTGCTACTGGAGTTGCTGAGGGGACAATCAGAAATTCGTACAAGGATCTTTATCCTCATGTCTCAAAGATAATACCAAACTGGTATGCCAAGGAAGAGGATCTTAAAAACCTTTGCAGCCCGTAA